TCGATCAAGGGAAAAGAGGTGATCGAAAGACTGCGCTCGCTCAATTTGTCCAAGCAGAAAAAATACGAAGCCATGCAGAAGGAGATCGAGGGCCTGGAAAAGGACATCCTCTCGCCGGCCCTGAACGCGGATACCCGCGATAAGAAAAACAGCGATCTGCAGAACAAGCGTATCGAGATCAAGCGCTTCGCCGAGGACGCCCAGAAAGACAGCATGGCCATCCAGCAGAAGGAATTCGAGAACCTGCAGCGCGAACTGATGCCGATCATTGAAAAAATCGCCAAAAGCGGCGGATTTTCCGTCATTCTCGATCTGAACACGGCCGGAGTGACCTACTTCGACCCCTCGATCGACATCACCGACCAGGTGATCAAGGACTACGACGCCGCCCAGTCCGCCGCCGCCCCAGCCGCCAAGAAATGAACCTGCCGCTGGGCATCGAGGACATCAAGAAGATCCTGCCCCACCGCTATCCCTTCCTGCTGGTGGACCGGGTGACCGAGTGCGACGGCCAGACCA
The nucleotide sequence above comes from Candidatus Aminicenantes bacterium. Encoded proteins:
- a CDS encoding OmpH family outer membrane protein; this encodes MKKNLLFIFALLTLTTFVFSEVKIGIINPQGVLQNSIKGKEVIERLRSLNLSKQKKYEAMQKEIEGLEKDILSPALNADTRDKKNSDLQNKRIEIKRFAEDAQKDSMAIQQKEFENLQRELMPIIEKIAKSGGFSVILDLNTAGVTYFDPSIDITDQVIKDYDAAQSAAAPAAKK
- a CDS encoding 3-hydroxyacyl-[acyl-carrier-protein] dehydratase FabZ, whose amino-acid sequence is MNLPLGIEDIKKILPHRYPFLLVDRVTECDGQT